One window from the genome of Methyloradius palustris encodes:
- a CDS encoding HDOD domain-containing protein — protein MSSEPQKLAPHDLNTWVTFLSSAEIPVLKHTAREMDRLKLDEDNLTARAIASVVNHDPMMAFRVLRHMQTHKNKHQLQDLVLVEQAIMMMGMNSFFRDLPTQPVVQDTLKHNLPALTHLLRLIHRSNRAAHYAFEWGILLRDLRVEETRIAALLHDLVEILMWCFAPDNMMKIFELQHADKTLRSAKVQEDVFGFRLAELQLLLIDSCNLPPLLSKLMDDTSSKDQQVKSVSLAANLARHSANGWQDAALPDDYAELAQLLRVDVAKAKHIAITEPEK, from the coding sequence ATGTCATCTGAACCACAGAAATTAGCCCCTCACGATTTAAACACTTGGGTCACGTTTTTAAGTAGCGCCGAGATTCCTGTGCTTAAACACACGGCACGTGAGATGGATCGGCTTAAACTGGACGAAGACAATCTAACCGCGCGTGCCATTGCATCTGTCGTCAACCATGACCCAATGATGGCGTTCCGCGTATTGCGCCACATGCAAACGCATAAGAATAAACACCAGTTGCAAGATCTGGTGCTGGTCGAGCAGGCCATCATGATGATGGGGATGAACTCATTTTTTAGAGACCTGCCTACACAGCCCGTTGTGCAAGATACGCTTAAACACAACCTGCCCGCGCTTACCCACTTATTAAGGCTGATTCATCGCTCTAATCGGGCTGCACATTATGCGTTTGAATGGGGCATATTATTGCGCGACTTGCGTGTGGAAGAAACACGCATCGCCGCACTTTTACATGATCTGGTCGAGATATTGATGTGGTGTTTTGCGCCAGACAACATGATGAAGATTTTTGAGCTGCAACATGCGGATAAAACCTTGCGCTCAGCCAAAGTACAAGAGGATGTATTTGGTTTCAGGCTAGCAGAGCTGCAGTTATTACTGATTGATTCCTGCAACTTACCACCTCTGCTTTCCAAACTGATGGACGACACCAGCAGCAAAGACCAACAGGTAAAAAGCGTATCACTGGCGGCTAATCTTGCCCGCCATTCAGCCAATGGCTGGCAAGACGCCGCCTTGCCAGATGATTACGCTGAGTTGGCGCAACTATTGCGCGTTGATGTGGCAAAAGCAAAACATATCGCCATCACTGAACCTGAGAAGTGA
- a CDS encoding dicarboxylate/amino acid:cation symporter, producing the protein MKFPSLNSQILLGAILGIAIGIYFHALGQDSEPAQAGLYVSGLVGGVFVDLLKMVLVPLVFSSITVGIANLQKHHQAQRVWKITLAFFLFSMTVAIIVGLSAANIFKPGAGLHLGLFADAMQAFEAKQMSLGEFFAHFLHGLFVNPVSAMAQGNILPVVVFALFVGVAIVVGGERYRNILNLLQELFELTMRIVSWIMLLSPFGIMALLIKLVATQDVALLGSVGKFIAVIIGTTLLHGVVILPLILYLITKMTPLTFWKGARDALITAFATSSSSATMPVTLRCVEEQLKVPREIASFVIPFGATVNMDGTALYEAAAALFIANLAGVELNLVQQMIVFFTAMIAAMGAPGIPSAGMVTMVMVLQSVGLPAEAIAILLPIDRLLDTVRTAVNVEGDMVGSIVVHKLVGRA; encoded by the coding sequence ATGAAATTTCCGTCACTCAATAGCCAAATTCTACTTGGGGCGATTCTCGGCATAGCGATTGGTATCTACTTTCATGCGCTAGGGCAAGATAGTGAGCCTGCCCAAGCTGGCCTGTATGTCAGCGGCCTGGTTGGTGGTGTGTTTGTTGATCTATTGAAAATGGTATTGGTACCGCTGGTATTCAGCTCAATTACTGTAGGTATTGCCAATCTGCAAAAGCATCATCAAGCACAACGTGTTTGGAAGATTACGCTAGCGTTTTTCCTGTTTTCGATGACGGTTGCCATTATTGTTGGCTTGTCGGCGGCCAATATTTTTAAGCCAGGTGCAGGCTTGCATCTTGGTTTGTTCGCTGATGCCATGCAGGCTTTCGAAGCCAAGCAGATGAGTCTGGGCGAATTTTTCGCCCATTTTCTGCATGGCTTATTCGTGAATCCAGTAAGTGCCATGGCACAGGGCAATATTTTGCCTGTTGTTGTTTTTGCCTTGTTTGTTGGTGTGGCGATTGTGGTCGGCGGCGAACGCTATCGGAACATTCTTAATCTATTGCAAGAACTGTTTGAGCTGACGATGCGTATCGTTAGCTGGATTATGCTTCTATCACCATTCGGTATCATGGCCTTGCTCATCAAGCTGGTGGCAACGCAGGATGTGGCTTTGTTGGGCAGTGTAGGCAAGTTTATTGCGGTGATTATCGGCACAACTTTGCTGCATGGCGTGGTGATCCTGCCACTGATTTTGTACCTCATCACTAAAATGACCCCGCTAACATTCTGGAAAGGCGCACGCGATGCGCTGATTACCGCTTTTGCTACCAGTTCCAGTTCGGCCACCATGCCAGTGACTTTACGCTGCGTGGAAGAGCAACTTAAAGTGCCACGCGAAATCGCCAGCTTTGTCATTCCTTTCGGCGCTACCGTCAATATGGACGGCACGGCACTTTATGAAGCCGCTGCAGCGCTCTTTATCGCTAATCTGGCTGGCGTAGAACTCAATCTGGTTCAGCAAATGATTGTATTTTTCACTGCCATGATCGCTGCTATGGGTGCGCCCGGCATCCCAAGTGCTGGCATGGTCACTATGGTCATGGTGTTGCAATCTGTTGGATTACCCGCCGAAGCCATCGCCATCTTGCTGCCTATAGATCGGCTACTAGACACCGTGAGAACTGCGGTGAATGTAGAGGGTGATATGGTTGGGAGCATTGTGGTGCATAAGCTGGTGGGGCGAGCCTAG
- a CDS encoding GNAT family N-acetyltransferase, whose translation MLKFTFRWAVSEEAIAVSNMINDSYRGEQSKLGWTTEAHLLDGLRTTPQEILDLINRVDSIILLCHCESELVGSVHLEKHADTAYLGMFVVRPTLQAQGIGKQLLQAAESEAKVQWGATKSAISVISARDELLQFYERRGYIRTGELNNFPVNPAMWQPKIQNLQLALLEKQLR comes from the coding sequence GTGTTGAAATTTACTTTTCGCTGGGCTGTCAGTGAAGAAGCGATTGCCGTTTCTAATATGATCAACGACTCATATCGTGGTGAACAGAGCAAGCTGGGTTGGACAACCGAAGCACATTTGCTTGATGGTTTAAGAACCACTCCTCAAGAAATTCTTGACCTGATTAATCGGGTAGATTCAATCATCCTGCTTTGCCACTGCGAGTCAGAACTGGTGGGGTCTGTGCATCTGGAAAAACATGCAGACACTGCTTATTTGGGAATGTTTGTAGTTCGTCCAACGCTGCAGGCACAAGGCATAGGCAAGCAGTTACTCCAAGCTGCAGAGTCCGAAGCTAAAGTGCAATGGGGTGCCACAAAAAGTGCTATCTCTGTGATTTCTGCGAGAGACGAATTGCTCCAGTTTTATGAGCGACGAGGCTACATTAGAACGGGGGAATTAAATAATTTCCCAGTAAACCCTGCTATGTGGCAACCCAAAATACAAAACCTGCAACTGGCATTATTGGAAAAGCAGTTGCGATAA
- a CDS encoding DMT family transporter: MATKTPEQNTKNHQARHLLIGTLMVLVAAVALSSKAIIVKLAYVYPVDATTLIALRLAFSAPFFVALAVWARLSESTPAISKHDAWAIVILGVVGGYAPMWLDFSGLVYVTAGLERIILFLYPTMVVVISAVLFKQRIGRREIFALVASYIGVGLAVGHDFTLLKSGVGDTLLGASLVFASSLVYAGYLVYSGRIIPRIGPASFTAYNMLAATVASGVHFALSQDVSVLFHLPAQVYWLSLLMAVVATVLPAILLSVGIHRIGSSKASLVSSVGPVSTILLAYVFLGEGITWLQIAGTLLVLIGVLAITVNAKKAVEVEAEVI, translated from the coding sequence ATGGCGACTAAAACTCCCGAACAAAACACAAAAAATCATCAAGCGCGACATCTACTCATTGGCACGTTGATGGTGCTGGTCGCAGCCGTTGCGCTATCTTCGAAAGCGATTATCGTCAAGCTGGCCTATGTGTATCCAGTTGATGCGACCACGCTGATTGCTTTGCGTCTGGCTTTTTCTGCACCTTTCTTTGTTGCGCTGGCAGTGTGGGCAAGGCTTTCTGAATCGACTCCCGCTATCAGTAAACATGATGCTTGGGCGATTGTGATTTTGGGTGTGGTCGGTGGTTATGCGCCCATGTGGCTGGATTTTTCTGGCTTGGTCTATGTTACGGCTGGCTTGGAGCGCATTATCCTGTTTCTCTACCCGACCATGGTGGTCGTGATTTCTGCTGTGCTGTTCAAGCAGCGCATCGGTCGCCGTGAAATATTTGCACTGGTCGCAAGCTATATCGGCGTGGGTTTGGCCGTTGGCCATGACTTTACTTTGCTCAAGTCGGGCGTGGGAGATACCTTGCTGGGTGCTAGTCTGGTATTCGCGAGTTCGCTCGTCTATGCAGGCTATCTTGTGTATAGCGGCCGTATCATTCCGCGTATCGGGCCAGCTTCGTTCACCGCCTATAATATGCTCGCCGCGACCGTGGCCAGCGGTGTTCACTTTGCGCTTAGTCAGGATGTTAGTGTCTTGTTTCATCTTCCCGCACAAGTGTATTGGCTCAGTTTGCTCATGGCAGTAGTGGCAACGGTACTACCCGCGATTTTACTGAGTGTGGGCATACACCGTATCGGTAGCAGTAAGGCTTCATTGGTGAGTTCGGTGGGACCAGTTTCGACCATTCTGCTGGCTTATGTGTTTCTCGGCGAGGGCATTACCTGGTTACAAATAGCGGGTACCTTGCTGGTACTGATCGGGGTGCTGGCAATTACGGTGAATGCAAAGAAAGCAGTGGAGGTAGAAGCTGAGGTTATTTAG
- the ampD gene encoding 1,6-anhydro-N-acetylmuramyl-L-alanine amidase AmpD: MNNLQIDQDGLASNVSFIHSPNQDARPAGHDIKLIVIHNISLPPNEYGSNGVIELFTNQLDPDAHPYYAEIHQLKVSSHFFIRRDGSVIQFVPCTQRAWHAGASNWQGQERCNDFSIGIELEGSDFEAFESPQYVAVNKLVTAIKQAYPIEDIVGHSDIAPSRKTDPGPYFDWSQVDTK, translated from the coding sequence ATGAATAATCTGCAAATTGACCAAGATGGCTTAGCTAGTAATGTCAGTTTCATCCACTCACCCAATCAGGATGCGCGCCCTGCTGGCCATGATATTAAGCTTATCGTGATCCACAATATAAGTCTGCCACCCAATGAATATGGCAGTAATGGCGTAATCGAGTTATTCACCAACCAGCTTGACCCTGATGCCCACCCCTATTACGCCGAGATTCATCAACTAAAGGTTTCATCACACTTCTTCATTCGGCGTGATGGCAGCGTTATTCAGTTTGTTCCTTGTACTCAGCGCGCATGGCATGCAGGCGCCTCTAACTGGCAAGGGCAAGAACGTTGTAATGATTTTTCAATAGGCATTGAGCTAGAAGGTAGCGATTTTGAGGCGTTTGAAAGTCCACAATATGTGGCAGTCAACAAACTGGTTACTGCGATCAAACAGGCCTACCCGATTGAAGACATCGTTGGTCATTCGGACATTGCCCCAAGCCGAAAAACTGACCCAGGGCCTTATTTTGACTGGTCGCAGGTAGATACTAAATAA
- a CDS encoding sodium:calcium antiporter, with product MVFLELFFMLVVILIAAEVFTNALEHLGEKLKISEGVTGSLFAAVGTALPETSVPLLALLAGTNNAHTNEEIGVGAILGAPLMLATLSISLLAFAVLKKRGFKGTFIPENTGLIRDLNFFIIAFVFAAIALFIPHEIKAVRYGIGFCMVMIYFIYIMLTLRASSALVEEGHATEAESPMFICRIGLPNNMAVVLLQLFLGLALLIAGAKGFISGIDEAAQIIGLSALVLSLLIIPIATELPEKVNSILWIRKGKDTLAFGNITGALVFQGTLLPAIGIMLTPWAPRLEVLSGVVITLLGVIWLRVMAGRGQLKVWHVWVNGLLYLTYLAIVLS from the coding sequence ATGGTGTTTCTCGAACTTTTTTTCATGCTGGTAGTGATTCTAATCGCTGCCGAAGTCTTTACCAATGCGCTTGAGCATTTAGGTGAAAAGCTCAAAATATCAGAAGGTGTCACGGGCTCGCTGTTTGCCGCAGTTGGCACTGCATTGCCGGAGACGTCTGTGCCGCTTTTGGCGCTGTTGGCTGGCACTAATAACGCACATACCAATGAGGAAATCGGCGTCGGGGCCATATTAGGTGCGCCCCTAATGTTGGCGACATTATCGATCTCGTTGCTAGCTTTTGCAGTGCTCAAGAAACGTGGCTTTAAAGGTACGTTTATCCCTGAAAACACTGGCCTGATTCGTGACCTCAATTTTTTCATCATCGCTTTCGTGTTTGCTGCGATTGCCTTGTTTATTCCGCATGAGATCAAAGCCGTGCGCTATGGCATAGGTTTTTGTATGGTCATGATCTATTTTATTTACATCATGCTTACCTTGCGTGCTTCAAGTGCGCTGGTAGAAGAAGGCCATGCGACCGAGGCAGAAAGCCCGATGTTTATTTGCCGTATCGGGCTACCGAACAACATGGCTGTCGTACTTTTGCAGCTATTTCTAGGCTTGGCTTTACTGATTGCAGGTGCTAAAGGCTTCATTTCTGGCATAGACGAAGCCGCGCAGATCATCGGTTTGTCAGCATTGGTATTGTCGCTATTGATTATTCCAATCGCGACCGAATTGCCTGAAAAAGTAAACAGCATACTTTGGATACGCAAAGGTAAAGATACGCTGGCTTTCGGCAATATTACTGGTGCGCTAGTGTTTCAAGGCACATTGTTACCAGCCATCGGCATCATGCTGACACCATGGGCACCTCGCCTTGAAGTGCTCTCTGGTGTAGTGATTACTTTGCTCGGTGTGATCTGGTTACGTGTGATGGCAGGGCGTGGACAATTGAAAGTTTGGCATGTTTGGGTGAATGGATTGCTGTACCTGACCTATCTGGCAATCGTTTTATCTTAA
- a CDS encoding sigma-54-dependent transcriptional regulator, which yields MTIKPSCLVVDDETDLRELIVLTLQRMGIHADSASDLDDAKYLLKRNSYALCLTDMRLPDGNGLDLVRHINQHYAGLPVAVITAYGSADNAVSALKAGAFDYLTKPISLQQLRPLVQAALRLSKSEPSNSSELTLLGNSAKIQHIRTTIEKLSRSQAPVHIKGAVGTGKALAAELIHMNSTREHAPFISLNCSAVDTDAIEALLFGCKKESEQEKTGLFHEANGGTLFIDEVTEIPLVTQVKLLRAIQDKKITKLGSSDEDTIDVRLITATSQNMQAAMDNGLFRQDLYYRLNVIELIMPALTEIAEDIPLIASHLLEKRCKALNVIIPSFDSQALQALSQYKFPGNVRELENILERALTLCTHNKISVSDLSLPKPEKSKSTGLEANPDGLPDIALPDYLETIEKQAIINALEKTGQNKTAAAKLLGVSFRTLRYRLSKLGLSKDQD from the coding sequence ATGACCATTAAACCCAGCTGCCTAGTTGTTGACGACGAAACCGACTTGCGTGAGCTGATTGTGCTCACATTGCAACGCATGGGTATTCATGCTGATAGCGCGAGTGATCTGGACGATGCCAAATATCTGCTGAAGAGAAATAGCTATGCACTCTGTTTAACCGATATGCGGCTACCAGATGGCAATGGGCTTGATCTCGTACGTCATATAAACCAGCATTATGCTGGACTACCAGTTGCCGTCATTACCGCTTACGGCAGTGCTGACAATGCAGTATCTGCACTAAAAGCGGGTGCATTTGATTACCTGACCAAACCAATCTCGCTTCAGCAATTACGGCCACTGGTGCAAGCGGCATTGCGCCTAAGCAAGTCTGAACCTAGCAACAGTAGCGAACTCACATTGCTGGGAAATTCAGCGAAAATCCAGCATATTCGCACCACCATAGAAAAACTGAGTCGTAGCCAGGCCCCTGTCCATATCAAGGGTGCTGTAGGTACTGGCAAGGCACTCGCTGCTGAACTCATACACATGAATAGCACACGTGAACATGCGCCATTTATCAGCCTTAATTGCAGTGCTGTTGATACAGATGCCATAGAAGCGCTACTTTTTGGCTGCAAGAAAGAGTCTGAGCAAGAAAAAACTGGGCTATTCCATGAAGCCAACGGCGGCACACTATTTATCGATGAAGTCACGGAGATACCGCTAGTCACGCAAGTTAAATTGTTACGCGCGATACAGGACAAGAAAATCACTAAACTTGGTAGCAGTGATGAAGACACCATCGATGTGCGACTGATTACGGCGACTAGCCAAAATATGCAGGCAGCCATGGATAATGGTTTATTCAGGCAAGATTTATATTATCGACTCAATGTGATTGAGCTGATAATGCCTGCCTTAACTGAAATCGCTGAAGACATCCCTTTGATTGCGAGCCATCTTCTGGAAAAACGCTGTAAAGCGCTAAATGTAATCATTCCAAGCTTTGACTCTCAAGCATTACAAGCACTGAGCCAGTATAAATTCCCAGGGAATGTGCGTGAACTTGAGAACATTCTGGAACGTGCATTAACGCTTTGTACCCACAATAAAATCAGTGTGAGCGATCTATCTCTACCCAAACCAGAAAAATCAAAAAGCACAGGCTTAGAGGCCAATCCAGATGGCCTGCCTGATATTGCCCTGCCCGATTATCTTGAAACCATAGAAAAGCAGGCGATTATTAACGCACTGGAAAAAACTGGTCAAAATAAAACGGCTGCCGCAAAACTATTGGGCGTGAGTTTTAGGACATTGCGTTACCGTTTATCTAAGCTTGGCCTGAGTAAAGACCAAGATTAA
- a CDS encoding sensor histidine kinase, with amino-acid sequence MMSWTLSINNPIPERSPNQMITYWRSMGLFNIYRLLIALLLIVAYQVISEAFWLDNYDRKLFFEFAYGYLFVSFITIGLTTIKWPDFNLQLSLHVMTDILFIVVLMFASGGIKSGLGLLLIVAIAAASLISQGRLALFYASIATIALLLEQSYQMISWTEHYDDYSHAVMLSLSCFATAWLAHSLAKRANLSEALASQRGIDLENLAQINKLITQEIEDGILVVDQGFKIRHRNQHAKELLGINADTWLADSLEDCAPELNQRLRLWMEKEDITDPDAMKISTAGRELKLRFMPVGDDRHEGAVIFIQDWSQIEVQAQQLKLAALGRLTANIAHEIRNPLSAISHANQLMQEEEQQDPATKRLLEIIADNVRRLDHIVSDVLELNRRDRTRQETIQLDDFLQEFHDQFCQIEKIAPDYFKLEMNGISTSILFDRRHLHQILWNLCRNGWRHSSQTKSCLSLTLNKKRYTKNMRLEIIDDGPGVSKEAIAHLFEPFFTTETTGTGLGLYIARELCEANAASIQYQPSSPGSLFSIELKNDH; translated from the coding sequence ATGATGTCATGGACACTCAGTATTAATAATCCCATTCCTGAACGTAGCCCGAATCAGATGATTACCTATTGGCGATCCATGGGGCTTTTCAACATCTACCGCCTGCTGATTGCTCTGCTGCTTATCGTTGCTTACCAAGTGATTTCAGAAGCGTTCTGGCTCGATAATTACGACCGTAAGCTTTTCTTTGAATTTGCGTACGGCTACTTGTTCGTCAGCTTCATCACCATCGGTCTGACCACTATCAAATGGCCTGATTTCAATCTGCAGTTATCTCTGCATGTAATGACAGACATCCTGTTCATTGTGGTGCTGATGTTTGCCTCAGGCGGCATTAAAAGCGGGTTGGGGCTGCTACTGATTGTAGCCATCGCGGCTGCAAGCTTAATTAGCCAAGGGCGTCTTGCGTTGTTTTATGCTTCTATCGCCACGATTGCACTGCTGCTGGAACAAAGTTACCAGATGATCAGTTGGACTGAGCATTATGATGACTACTCACATGCCGTGATGCTGAGTTTAAGCTGTTTTGCCACGGCATGGCTGGCCCACAGCCTTGCAAAGCGTGCCAACCTGAGCGAGGCGCTGGCCTCGCAGCGTGGCATAGATCTTGAGAACTTGGCGCAGATTAATAAGCTCATCACCCAAGAAATCGAAGATGGTATTCTGGTAGTAGATCAGGGATTCAAGATACGCCATCGTAACCAGCACGCTAAAGAGTTGCTCGGTATCAACGCTGATACTTGGCTCGCAGATAGCCTGGAAGACTGTGCTCCTGAACTTAATCAGCGCTTACGATTATGGATGGAAAAGGAAGATATTACTGACCCAGATGCCATGAAAATCAGCACCGCAGGCCGTGAATTGAAATTACGTTTTATGCCAGTTGGCGATGACCGCCATGAAGGTGCAGTAATTTTTATTCAGGACTGGAGCCAGATAGAAGTACAGGCACAACAACTGAAACTGGCTGCACTCGGACGGCTAACTGCCAATATTGCGCATGAAATACGCAACCCGCTCAGTGCCATCAGTCATGCCAACCAGTTGATGCAGGAAGAAGAACAGCAAGACCCAGCCACAAAAAGGCTGCTAGAGATCATCGCAGATAATGTGCGCAGGCTTGACCATATTGTGAGCGATGTTCTTGAACTCAATCGCCGCGACCGCACAAGGCAGGAGACCATTCAGCTTGATGATTTCCTGCAAGAGTTTCATGACCAGTTTTGCCAGATTGAAAAAATAGCCCCTGATTATTTTAAACTTGAGATGAATGGAATTTCCACCAGCATCCTGTTTGACCGCCGACATTTACACCAGATATTGTGGAATCTATGCCGCAATGGCTGGCGGCATAGCTCACAAACCAAGAGCTGTCTTTCATTAACACTTAACAAAAAAAGATATACAAAAAATATGCGGCTCGAAATTATTGATGATGGCCCTGGGGTTTCAAAAGAAGCTATCGCCCATCTTTTTGAACCATTTTTCACCACTGAAACGACAGGGACAGGCTTGGGACTTTATATCGCACGCGAGTTGTGTGAGGCTAATGCGGCATCTATCCAATACCAGCCCTCTTCACCTGGCAGTCTGTTCAGTATAGAGTTGAAAAATGACCATTAA
- a CDS encoding PP0621 family protein: MLKILFLALAVWIVISILKSYSRNVDSEVKKPVKPESMVQCSECGVHSPTSDSVSEQGKYYCSVEHSKLRKP, encoded by the coding sequence ATGCTGAAAATTCTATTTCTTGCCTTGGCTGTATGGATTGTCATATCTATCCTGAAAAGCTACTCACGTAATGTGGATAGCGAAGTAAAAAAACCTGTGAAACCAGAAAGCATGGTGCAATGTTCAGAATGCGGAGTACATTCACCTACGAGTGATAGCGTTTCTGAGCAGGGCAAATACTATTGCAGTGTAGAACATAGCAAACTCCGCAAACCATGA
- a CDS encoding RNA polymerase sigma factor, with translation MATAEELSEFLAQVERRAFKQTAYAVRDDHVAMDIVQDSMLKLAEKYAKQPASEYPMLFQRILQNTMRDYWRRQKVRNLWTTLLSSFSGGEDEGDERDPLETLQSDDEQHQPQAQLESRQTITLIEQAIKTLPTRQREAFMMRYWEELDVAETAKAMGCSQGSVKTHCSRAVHALAKIMESQGFSKQELGKFGGER, from the coding sequence ATGGCTACTGCAGAAGAACTTTCAGAATTTCTTGCCCAGGTTGAGCGTCGCGCATTCAAGCAGACAGCTTATGCGGTGCGGGATGATCATGTCGCGATGGATATTGTGCAAGACTCCATGCTCAAGCTCGCAGAGAAATATGCAAAACAGCCAGCAAGCGAATACCCCATGCTGTTTCAGCGTATTTTGCAGAATACGATGCGTGATTACTGGCGGCGGCAAAAAGTCCGTAATCTGTGGACTACGTTGCTTTCTTCTTTTAGTGGCGGTGAAGATGAAGGTGACGAGCGTGATCCGTTGGAAACATTGCAGTCTGACGACGAGCAGCATCAGCCACAAGCACAGTTGGAGAGCCGCCAAACCATCACACTAATAGAGCAAGCCATAAAAACATTACCCACACGTCAACGAGAAGCTTTTATGATGCGTTATTGGGAAGAGCTAGACGTGGCAGAAACAGCAAAAGCCATGGGCTGTTCACAAGGTAGCGTAAAAACGCACTGTTCACGCGCGGTGCATGCACTAGCCAAAATCATGGAGTCACAGGGGTTTAGCAAGCAAGAGCTTGGAAAGTTCGGGGGCGAGCGATGA
- a CDS encoding DUF3619 family protein, producing MNQEHDTAKQIIHLLNDNLASMDAATVNKLAQARQRAVSAHALSTQSLTDLQQGGVLRLFGSYFHHPAFSAALLCCLVLLTVLTVQQFSAPSNEQDIEQSDGFLLASDLPPEAYVDRGFDQWLEKTSF from the coding sequence ATGAATCAAGAACACGATACTGCAAAACAGATTATTCATCTGTTGAATGACAATCTGGCATCTATGGATGCTGCAACTGTTAACAAGCTAGCGCAAGCACGTCAGCGCGCGGTTTCAGCGCATGCTTTGTCTACGCAATCTTTAACAGACCTCCAACAAGGTGGTGTATTGCGTCTTTTTGGTAGCTACTTTCATCATCCAGCGTTTTCAGCCGCTCTGTTATGCTGTTTAGTGCTATTAACCGTGCTTACGGTGCAGCAATTTTCAGCGCCTTCTAATGAGCAGGATATAGAACAAAGTGATGGATTTTTGCTCGCATCTGATTTGCCACCGGAGGCTTATGTCGATAGAGGTTTTGATCAATGGTTAGAAAAAACCTCTTTTTAG
- a CDS encoding DUF3106 domain-containing protein — MTNDPSWNRLTEDQRKVLSPLSSEWDTLRPWQREKMLDIAHDYPKMNAEQQERVQRRLNKWSRMTPYERENARKKYQAMKELPPEKKEALKQKWHEYENLPEEQRDQLRQSHQDAHPPQKSAQ, encoded by the coding sequence GTGACCAATGATCCAAGTTGGAATCGACTCACCGAAGATCAACGTAAAGTCTTGAGTCCGTTGTCGTCCGAGTGGGATACCTTGCGTCCATGGCAGCGCGAAAAAATGCTGGATATTGCGCACGATTACCCCAAGATGAATGCCGAACAGCAGGAACGCGTGCAGCGCAGGCTCAATAAATGGAGCCGCATGACGCCATATGAACGCGAAAATGCACGCAAAAAATATCAGGCAATGAAAGAATTGCCGCCCGAGAAAAAAGAAGCACTCAAGCAAAAATGGCACGAATATGAAAACCTGCCAGAAGAGCAACGTGACCAATTAAGGCAAAGCCATCAAGATGCCCATCCACCACAAAAGTCAGCCCAATAG
- a CDS encoding RDD family protein: MKLKSSPGWLRVIASMFYDSLLLLAIFFTVTFPFILIFGNATQAPQRYYFQVYLWLIAGAYFIWCWYRGGQSPAMKVWRIKVVNQQGSPINLAQSVRRYVLASFGLILCGAGFLWAFFDREGLFMHDRLTGSRLILIEKPASK, translated from the coding sequence TTGAAACTAAAATCGTCACCAGGTTGGCTTAGAGTTATCGCAAGCATGTTTTATGATTCTTTACTGCTACTGGCGATTTTCTTTACGGTCACTTTTCCATTTATCCTGATTTTTGGTAATGCCACTCAAGCACCACAGCGTTACTATTTTCAGGTATATCTATGGCTAATCGCCGGAGCATATTTCATTTGGTGTTGGTATCGCGGTGGGCAATCACCCGCCATGAAGGTGTGGCGTATTAAAGTGGTCAATCAGCAGGGGTCGCCAATTAACTTGGCACAATCCGTTAGGCGCTACGTGCTGGCGAGTTTTGGATTGATTCTTTGTGGTGCAGGATTTCTCTGGGCATTTTTTGACCGTGAAGGTTTGTTCATGCATGACCGGTTGACTGGGTCACGTTTGATCCTGATTGAAAAGCCCGCTAGTAAGTAG